Proteins from a genomic interval of Thamnophis elegans isolate rThaEle1 chromosome 2, rThaEle1.pri, whole genome shotgun sequence:
- the AQP6 gene encoding aquaporin-6: MCKELASIAFYRAVFAELLITAIYVFFGLGSVLDWPETPSILQTAITFNLAAAAAVQIAWQVSGAHINPAVTVAFLLGSRVSLVRTVCYVVAQLAGGIVGAAVLYAVTPGNVRGNMGINKVIIHISSGQAVAVELILTLQLVLCYFASTDTQRSTGSPAVIIGISVALGHLVGHYYTRCSMNPARSFGPAVITGDFLQQWIFWVGPLIGAVLASVLYNFVIYYDPKPFSQRLSILKGSYDGEELKTQEENAQKETLSLPSLVHRL; this comes from the exons ATGTGTAAGGAACTTGCTTCGATAGCTTTCTACAGGGCTGTCTTCGCCGAGTTGCTGATCACCGCCATCTACGTCTTTTTTGGCTTGGGGTCCGTTCTGGATTGGCCCGAGACACCCTCCATCCTCCAGACTGCCATCACTTTCAACTTGGCAGCAGCTGCAGCTGTCCAGATTGCCTGGCAAGTGAGTGGAGCCCACATCAATCCAGCGGTGACTGTGGCTTTCCTGCTCGGCTCTCGTGTCTCGTTGGTGAGGACTGTCTGCTATGTGGTGGCCCAGCTGGCTGGAGGAATTGTTGGGGCAGCCGTCCTTTATGCGGTGACCCCTGGGAATGTGCGGGGAAATATGGGCATCAACAAG GTGATCATCCATATTTCAAGTGGACAGGCTGTTGCAGTTGAGCTCATCTTGACCCTACAGTTGGTTCTGTGTTATTTTGCATCCACAGATACCCAACGCAGTACGGGCTCCCCTGCTGTCATCATTGGCATCTCGGTTGCCCTGGGCCACTTGGTTGGG CATTACTACACTAGATGCTCCATGAATCCAGCCAGATCCTTTGGTCCTGCTGTCATAACTGGGGATTTTCTTCAGCAGTGG ATCTTCTGGGTGGGCCCCTTAATTGGTGCAGTCTTGGCATCTGTCCTTTACAACTTTGTCATTTACTATGACCCTAAGCCCTTCAGCCAGAGACTGtccattctcaaaggcagctacGATGGAGAAGAGCTGAAGACGCAGGAGGAGAACGCTCAGAAAGAAACCCTGTCGTTGCCCAGTCTGGTGCATAGACTGTAG